The Brassica napus cultivar Da-Ae chromosome C7, Da-Ae, whole genome shotgun sequence genome has a segment encoding these proteins:
- the LOC106407022 gene encoding alkane hydroxylase MAH1-like: MALVSLLDISIAFFCFLIFQIFLISKKPHPSFLTNWPFLGMLPGLILEIPRVYDFITEVLEHGNLNYLFKGPFLGGLDMLFTVDPANIHHIMSSNFSNYPKGAEFKKLFDVLGDGIFNVDSELWKDLRKSAQSMMMNPEFQSFSIATSLSKLEKGLVPLLDHVAKEKLVVDLEDIFQRFTFDTTFVLATGYDPGCLSVGMPEIEFARALDDAEEAIFYRHVKPEMVWKMQRLFGLGDELKLKRAHNILDRACFKCISSKRDEISRGTNNIGSKDLLTSYLNVDTTKYKLLNPNDDRFLRDTVLSFMLAGRDTTGSALTWFFWLLCKNEEAITKILQEINKNISPRTKTDDYGSFNPQELKKLVYLHGAICEALRLYPPVPFQHKSPTKTDVLPSGHKVDAGSKILFCLYSLGRMKSVWGEDALEFKPERWITENGTSVHEPSYKFLSFNAGPRTCLGKEVAMMQMKTVAVKIIQNYNIKVVEGHKVEPAPSIILHMKHGLKVTVSKRCLV, from the coding sequence ATGGCTTTGGTAAGTTTACTTGATATCTCAAttgctttcttttgtttcctcaTCTTTCAAATTTTCTTGATCAGCAAGAAACCTCACCCCTCCTTTCTCACAAACTGGCCGTTCCTTGGTATGCTTCCCGGTTTGATCCTTGAGATCCCTCGTGTTTATGACTTTATAACCGAGGTTCTTGAGCATGGGAACTTAAACTATCTTTTCAAAGGCCCCTTTTTAGGGGGCCTTGACATGTTGTTCACTGTCGATCCTGCTAATATCCACCACATTATGAGCTCAAACTTCTCTAACTACCCTAAAGGGGCCGAGTTCAAGAAGCTATTCGACGTTTTGGGAGATGGGATTTTCAACGTAGATTCAGAGCTGTGGAAGGATCTGAGGAAATCAGCTCAAAGCATGATGATGAATCCAGAGTTTCAAAGCTTTTCAATAGCTACAAGCTTGAGTAAGCTAGAGAAAGGGCTTGTTCCACTTCTTGACCATGTTGCTAAAGAGAAACTCGTTGTGGACTTGGAAGATATTTTCCAAAGATTCACGTTCGACACTACCTTTGTTTTAGCGACCGGGTATGATCCAGGTTGTCTCTCGGTTGGGATGCCAGAAATAGAATTCGCAAGAGCTTTAGACGATGCCGAGGAAGCTATTTTCTACAGACATGTCAAGCCGGAGATGGTGTGGAAGATGCAAAGATTGTTTGGGCTtggagatgagttgaagctGAAAAGAGCTCACAACATTCTGGACCGTGCTTGCTTTAAGTGCATATCTTCCAAGAGAGATGAGATAAGCCGTGGGACTAATAATATTGGTTCTAAAGATTTGCTGACGTCTTACTTGAATGTGGACACGACCAAGTACAAGTTGTTGAATCCTAATGATGACAGGTTCCTTAGGGACACGGTCTTGAGCTTCATGTTAGCGGGTAGAGACACCACAGGCTCAGCACTCACTTGGTTCTTCTGGCTTCTATGTAAGAACGAAGAAGCAATAACCAAGATTCTTCAAGAAatcaacaaaaatatatctCCAAGAACCAAGACTGATGATTATGGTTCATTCAATCCCCAGGAGCTGAAGAAGTTAGTTTATTTACATGGTGCAATTTGTGAAGCCCTAAGGCTCTATCCACCTGTTCCCTTCCAACACAAGTCTCCAACTAAAACCGACGTTCTTCCAAGCGGACACAAAGTCGATGCCGGCTCAAAGATTTTGTTCTGTCTCTATTCATTAGGGAGAATGAAGTCGGTTTGGGGAGAGGATGCATTGGAATTTAAACCGGAGAGATGGATTACTGAGAATGGAACGTCAGTGCATGAGCCATCTTATAAGTTCTTATCATTTAACGCAGGTCCAAGAACTTGTCTAGGGAAAGAAGTGGCTATGATGCAAATGAAGACAGTGGCTGTGAAAATCATACAAAACTATAATATTAAGGTCGTTGAAGGGCACAAAGTCGAGCCAGCTCCTTCTATCATTCTCCACATGAAGCATGGTCTTAAAGTCACGGTTTCTAAGAGATGTTTGGTCTGA
- the LOC106407364 gene encoding alkane hydroxylase MAH1-like: MAMIIGFLDIFIAFIFFLVFRCLLLYKQTHKPLPTNWSVLGMLPGLLLQVHRIYDWITELLEATGMTFCFKGPWLSGTDILLTVDPVNIHYILSSNFVNYPKGMEFKKIFEVIGDAIFNIDSGMWEDMRNSSHAIFSRQDFQRLWVSTSVSKINQGLVPILDNAVEKNILVDLQDVFQRFLFDTSTILMTGYDLKCLSIEMPKVDFGGAVDGVSDAIFYRHVKPAFLWKLQYRFGVGVEKRLRRVLAVFDELLEKIISAKKEDIKSYDTKGEVTDVLTYYMTLDTVKYKHLKTSNDKFLRDTILGFLIAGRDTTASALTWFFWLLSRNPEAMTKIRQEINKKMPKFDPADLDKLVYLHGAVCETLRLYSPVPFNHKSPAKPDVLPSGHKVDENWKIVISTYALGRMKSVWGDDAEEFRPERWISASGRLKHEPSYKFLAFNAGPRTCLGKKLTFLQMKTVAVNIIQNYEIQVVEGHKTEPVPSVLLRMQHGLKVRVAKI; encoded by the coding sequence ATGGCGATGATCATAGGCTTTCTTGATATTTTCATAGCATTCATTTTCTTCCTTGTCTTCCGTTGTCTCTTGCTTTACAAGCAAACTCACAAGCCTTTGCCCACGAACTGGTCGGTTCTTGGGATGCTTCCGGGTCTGCTCCTCCAAGTCCATCGTATCTACGACTGGATCACCGAGCTCCTTGAGGCCACCGGAATGACGTTTTGCTTCAAAGGACCATGGCTAAGTGGAACTGACATATTGCTCACTGTTGATCCGGTGAATATCCACTACATCCTAAGCTCAAATTTCGTTAACTACCCTAAAGGAATGGAGTTTAAGAAGATATTTGAAGTCATCGGAGATGCCATTTTCAACATCGACTCGGGTATGTGGGAGGACATGAGGAACTCGTCTCATGCCATTTTTAGCCGTCAAGACTTTCAAAGGCTTTGGGTGAGTACAAGCGTGAGCAAAATAAATCAAGGGCTTGTTCCTATCCTTGATAACGCTGTTGAGAAAAACATCCTTGTCGACTTGCAAGATGTGTTCCAGAGATTCTTGTTCGACACGTCCACCATTTTGATGACCGGGTATGACCTAAAATGTCTCTCCATTGAAATGCCTAAAGTTGATTTCGGTGGCGCTGTGGATGGAGTTTCAGATGCAATTTTCTATAGACATGTCAAGCCAGCTTTCTTGTGGAAGCTACAATATAGGTTTGGTGTTGGAGTAGAGAAGAGGTTGAGAAGAGTCCTCGCGGTTTTCGATGAACTGCTCGAGAAGATCATATCGGCTAAAAAGGAAGATATCAAAAGTTATGACACAAAAGGAGAGGTGACAGATGTATTAACATATTACATGACTCTAGACACGGTAAAGTATAAGCACTTGAAAACAAGTAACGATAAATTTCTCAGAGATACTATTTTAGGTTTCTTGATCGCGGGACGAGACACAACCGCCTCGGCTCTCACTTGGTTTTTCTGGCTCCTCTCAAGAAACCCTGAAGCAATGACCAAGATCCGACAAGAGATTAACAAGAAGATGCCAAAGTTCGATCCTGCGGATTTAGACAAACTCGTGTATCTACACGGTGCCGTGTGTGAGACGCTAAGGCTATATTCACCAGTCCCTTTTAACCACAAGTCACCGGCAAAGCCAGACGTGCTTCCAAGTGGGCATAAAGTCGATGAGAATTGGAAGATAGTCATCTCAACTTATGCATTGGGGAGGATGAAATCTGTATGGGGAGATGACGCAGAAGAGTTCAGACCAGAGAGATGGATTTCAGCCAGTGGGAGGCTGAAACATGAACCTTCGTATAAGTTTTTGGCGTTTAACGCTGGTCCAAGAACTTGCTTGGGGAAAAAGTTAACGTTCTTGCAGATGAAGACAGTGGCTGTGAACATCATACAAAACTATGAGATTCAGGTCGTTGAAGGGCACAAAACCGAACCAGTTCCTTCTGTTCTTCTTCGCATGCAACATGGTCTCAAAGTTCGTGTAGCTAAGATTTGA
- the LOC106411241 gene encoding protein SLOW GREEN 1, chloroplastic isoform X2, giving the protein MSSIGVSALSSPAKFHRRREKAQTFTPTHFLNPNGFQSPWRKTRPLAPKLSQSLNFASPSSHLPLIRSSTPPSSKDFVQILARKAAIFIVGSFVFLGLCSSKPALSLPTATASSQSELEDEEMFEKVLESEPENMEAMKAVLYKKMRRGKPEDAVKYVEKLIKLEPREVEWKLLEALCYETMEQLSKAKRLFKDILRDNPLLIRALHGLAMVMHKSHDSSVFDMLNEAMEVARQGNRVTEERNIQVLIGQMHIVKGQFEEALKIFQQMVNDNPRDFRPYLCQRKLLVIFFRG; this is encoded by the exons ATGAGTTCCATCGGAGTATCTGCCCTCTCTTCTCCGGCTAAATTCCACCGCCGCCGGGAAAAAGCACAGACTTTTACTCCGACCCACTTCCTTAATCCAAATGGGTTTCAATCTCCGTGGAGAAAGACTCGACCTTTGGCTCCCAAACTCTCCCAATCCCTCAATTTCGCTTCGCCCTCTTCACATCTCCCTCTCATACGCTCCTCGACGCCTCCTTCTTCCAAGGACTTCGTTCAGATTCTAGCGAGAAAAGCTGCGATCTTTATCGTCGGGTCGTTTGTCTTCCTAGGGCTCTGTTCTTCGAAGCCTGCTTTATCGCTGCCCACTGCGACTGCGAGCTCTCAATCGGAGCTAGAGGACGAGGAAATGTTCGAGAAGGTTCTGGAGAGTGAGCCGGAGAACATGGAGGCGATGAAGGCTGTTTTGTATAAGAAGATGAGGAGAGGGAAACCTGAAGACGCCGTCAAGTACGTTGAGAAGCTGATTAAGTTAGAGCCTCGTGAAGTTGAGTGGAAGCTTCTAGAAGCGCTTTGCTATGAGACGATGGAGCAGTTGAGCAAAGCCAAGAGGTTGTTTAAGGATATTCTCAGAGATAACCCTCTTCTGATCAGAGCTTTGCAC GGTCTGGCTATGGTAATGCACAAGTCTCATGACTCATCTGTCTTTGATATGCTGAATGAAGCTATGGAAGTTGCTCGGCAAGGAAACCGAGTGACCGAGGAGAGAAACATTCAAGTCTTGATCGGCCAAATGCATATTGTGAAG GGCCAATTTGAAGAAGCTCTAAAGATATTTCAACAGATGGTGAATGATAACCCTCGAGATTTTCGACCGTATCTTTGCCAG AGGAAGTTGCTGGTAATTTTTTTCAGGGGATAG
- the LOC106411241 gene encoding protein SLOW GREEN 1, chloroplastic isoform X1 translates to MSSIGVSALSSPAKFHRRREKAQTFTPTHFLNPNGFQSPWRKTRPLAPKLSQSLNFASPSSHLPLIRSSTPPSSKDFVQILARKAAIFIVGSFVFLGLCSSKPALSLPTATASSQSELEDEEMFEKVLESEPENMEAMKAVLYKKMRRGKPEDAVKYVEKLIKLEPREVEWKLLEALCYETMEQLSKAKRLFKDILRDNPLLIRALHGLAMVMHKSHDSSVFDMLNEAMEVARQGNRVTEERNIQVLIGQMHIVKGQFEEALKIFQQMVNDNPRDFRPYLCQGIVYSLMDKKEEADQQFEIYWSLVPEEFPQKGFLDDVALAAQAKSRERLQNTFKAKFTHGK, encoded by the exons ATGAGTTCCATCGGAGTATCTGCCCTCTCTTCTCCGGCTAAATTCCACCGCCGCCGGGAAAAAGCACAGACTTTTACTCCGACCCACTTCCTTAATCCAAATGGGTTTCAATCTCCGTGGAGAAAGACTCGACCTTTGGCTCCCAAACTCTCCCAATCCCTCAATTTCGCTTCGCCCTCTTCACATCTCCCTCTCATACGCTCCTCGACGCCTCCTTCTTCCAAGGACTTCGTTCAGATTCTAGCGAGAAAAGCTGCGATCTTTATCGTCGGGTCGTTTGTCTTCCTAGGGCTCTGTTCTTCGAAGCCTGCTTTATCGCTGCCCACTGCGACTGCGAGCTCTCAATCGGAGCTAGAGGACGAGGAAATGTTCGAGAAGGTTCTGGAGAGTGAGCCGGAGAACATGGAGGCGATGAAGGCTGTTTTGTATAAGAAGATGAGGAGAGGGAAACCTGAAGACGCCGTCAAGTACGTTGAGAAGCTGATTAAGTTAGAGCCTCGTGAAGTTGAGTGGAAGCTTCTAGAAGCGCTTTGCTATGAGACGATGGAGCAGTTGAGCAAAGCCAAGAGGTTGTTTAAGGATATTCTCAGAGATAACCCTCTTCTGATCAGAGCTTTGCAC GGTCTGGCTATGGTAATGCACAAGTCTCATGACTCATCTGTCTTTGATATGCTGAATGAAGCTATGGAAGTTGCTCGGCAAGGAAACCGAGTGACCGAGGAGAGAAACATTCAAGTCTTGATCGGCCAAATGCATATTGTGAAG GGCCAATTTGAAGAAGCTCTAAAGATATTTCAACAGATGGTGAATGATAACCCTCGAGATTTTCGACCGTATCTTTGCCAG GGGATAGTGTATAGCTTAATGGATAAAAAGGAGGAAGCAGATCAACAGTTTGAGATCTATTGGAGTCTTGTACCTGAAGAATTCCCACAAAAGGGGTTTCTTGACGATGTTGCGTTGGCTGCTCAAGCCAAATCCCGAGAACGACTTCAGAACACTTTCAAAGCTAAGTTTACTCACGGGAAGTAA